A single window of Carassius gibelio isolate Cgi1373 ecotype wild population from Czech Republic chromosome A19, carGib1.2-hapl.c, whole genome shotgun sequence DNA harbors:
- the LOC127935793 gene encoding zona pellucida sperm-binding protein 4 isoform X2 — translation MAWQGVKTVILVLCCINLALSLGSEPVSTLDPFASKDDEYSGVEADYSEVATQGSVQVMKSKLAVYCNNDTMKMILLDGSSSQVHILGVSVIESVYGAPVSCGYSLTQGRGHNILVVDYAGCPVVSEDGHYTLRIHYQGEDGQLDVATVSCDAKQSLTPSLKHRSVQSEQIPVCARVPPTQPYESSPPLSPSYPLLLNSKPRGCSISDNQKVSCGSSGITQDECLATGCCFDERSSVCYYPMDECTADKNFVFAVYNDFTNLPVNPMNLMLGGKTGCKPVISNKDFAIFKFSVSECGTRSFVIGETVIYLAEVQTMIKVRNLKYGVISRDNPIRLMVECRYPRVSAAPMFAGPVLASAGYMVMSPSLPPFLVSEGRFGVQLLISLDETFTKFYPQCHQPLHVLLGKSVYLELRLRSRKPAATLIVHYCVAYPRSAKSALILLFDGCPNPLDSGTTSILYMKHLPQNRHQRRFEIKAFQFMDLSTRKYLNEEIYFMCSTEVCLPSGSPCTETCFDGKFP, via the exons ATGGCTTGGCAGGGTGTGAAAACAGTAATTCTTGTTTTATGTTGCATTAATTTAGCTCTGTCTCTGGGTTCAGAGCCGGTCTCTACTTTAGATCCTTTTGCAAGCAAAGATGATGAATATTCTGGTGTTGAAGCTGATTACTCAGAAGTGGCAACTCAAGGCAGTGTACAGGTGATGAAATCAAAGCTGGCGGTCTACTGTAACAATGATACTATGAAAATGATTTTGCTAGATGGTTCGTCCAGTCAAGTTCACATTTTGG GTGTTTCAGTAATTGAATCTGTGTATGGGGCTCCAGTGTCCTGTGGATACTCGCTGACACAAGGCCGTGGCCATAATATTTTGGTTGTTGACTATGCTGGCTGTCCTGTCGTCTCGGAG GATGGCCATTACACTCTGCGGATCCACTATCAAGGTGAAGACGGACAGTTGGATGTCGCTACGGTCTCTTGTGATGCAAAACAAAGTCTCACTCCTTCCCTAAAACATCGGAGTGTACAGTCAGAACAGATTCCAGTTTGTGCAAGAGTCCCCCCAACACAACCCTACGAGTCCTCACCTCCCCTTTCCCCATCATATCCACTGCTGCTGAACAGCAAACCAAGAG GCTGCAGCATCTCTGACAATCAGAAAGTGTCGTGTGGCTCCTCGGGTATAACACAAGATGAGTGTCTGGCCACAGGATGCTGTTTTGATGAGAGGTCCTCAGTCTGCTACTATCCCATGGATG aatgcactgctgaCAAGAACTTTGTCTTCGCTGTTTATAATGATTTCACAAACCTTCCTGTGAACCCCATGAACTTGATGCTTGGTGGAAAGACTGGTTGCAAGCCTGTTATCTCCAACAAAGACTTCGCCATCTTCAAGTTTTCTGTCTCTGAGTGTGGAACACGTTCTTTT GTCATTGGTGAGACGGTAATTTACCTAGCCGAGGTACAGACCATGATTAAAGTTCGCAACCTGAAGTACGGCGTGATCTCCAGGGATAATCCAATCAG ACTGATGGTTGAGTGCCGCTACCCGAGGGTGTCAGCTGCTCCCATGTTTGCAGGACCTGTGCTTGCGAGTGCAGGATACATGGTTATGAGTCCCAGTCTTCCTCCATTCCTGGTGTCCGAAGGACGGTTTGGAGTTCAGCTTTTAATTTCTCTGG aCGAGACTTTCACCAAGTTTTATCCACAGTGTCATCAGCCCCTACATGTTCTTTTGGGGAAGTCTGTATATCTGGAGTTGCGTCTGAGGTCTCGAAAACCTGCAGCTACTCTCATAGTTCACTACTGTGTGGCCTATCCACGCTCTGCCAAGAGTGCCCTGATTCTGCTGTTTGATGG ATGCCCTAATCCTCTTGACTCTGGCACCACCTCCATCCTTTATATGAAACATCTTCCGCAGAATCGGCATCAGCGTCGCTTTGAGATTAAAGCCTTTCAGTTCATGGATTTGTCCACCAGAAAATACCTGAATGAGGAG ATTTACTTCATGTGCTCTACTGAAGTCTGCTTGCCCTCTGGGTCGCCTTGCACAGAGACCTGCTTTGATGGAAAG TTTCcctga
- the ints8 gene encoding integrator complex subunit 8, whose protein sequence is MSAEAADREAVSGSRPCTPPQASWFEFLLDPSLLEQHLQGPRPDPSPVQLIVQFLEQASKPSVNEQNQVQPPADNRRNRTLKLMALKVAAHLTWDLKELEKGLTIPVLNMLLNELLCASRVPPGVKHVDLDLSTLPPTTAMAVLIYNRWAIRTIVLSSFPEKQTKPGPHQLNMMSLVQQEKELTENILSVLREQAADSITVLEGALNIKKDFYIHTLRTLDLLAADPSTANGETESSTAGLRISADHLHCQVHYDLGGIYFQQGCSDPSVYEKAREHFRKARELLTKLDSTPSLCCVDKQRLAGYWSACKTLTEASDPSESQHTPYGQISCLMRNHDYGALIEAFIRDNVTFSLPNSFRHSIELELLHKLQQGDKALEEVCHKLCVCNAVRDALEGGVLSVSFHQLLLKPSKNTISFLLEVCTRSMEKEHRSETSTRKMALLIKTVCNRLEDVSLALMVSSHKLFVELLQDEEKKVLMEQMRKSSATVNLSAKPLPSFYDIPASVSVNISQLEQQLILSLDPRHIKQILIELHGMAERPFWRVNSKWEVPVDYVNVILAIKDNLTRDLVYILMAKGMHCISIKDFVHARQLFTACLELVTEFSPKLRQVMLNELLLMEVRGHEACAAEGNTERPPPDLVSRVRGYLEMRIHDLPLRQIVGEECVVFMLNWRENEYLTLQVPQSLVNNNPYIKLGQLIASTCKELPGPKESRRTAKELWEVVVQICSVSSQHKRSSDGRVSLLKQRESSLGILPRSKFMTFMKKLREPLVLTTLISLFVRLHNIVRDDIVNEVTAEHISIWPSSLANLQSVDVEAVVVTLKELVNYALSLNPNNQLWLCTQADIYFVTNQYSAAMHYYLQAGTVCSDYFTKPVPPDVYTDQVLKRMIKCCSLLNCHTQVAVLCQFLREVDYMTAFKALQEQNSHDSMDSFYDYIWDVTILEYLTYIHHKRGEGDKRQVAIKAIGQTELNSSNPEEVLQLAAQKRKKKFLQALAKLYF, encoded by the exons ATGAGCGCTGAGGCGGCAGACCGGGAGGCGGTGAGCGGCAGTCGGCCCTGTACCCCCCCACAGGCCTCCTGGTTTGAGTTTCTGCTTGATCCATCCTTACTGGAGCAGCACCTGCAGGGCCCTCGTCCAG ATCCGTCTCCTGTTCAGCTCATCGTTCAGTTTCTTGAGCAAGCCTCCAAACCGTCTGTGAATGAGCAGAACCAGGTTCAGCCGCCAGCGGACAACCGCAGGAACCGCACACTGAAGCTAATGGCACTCAAAGTTGCTGCCCACCTGACATGGGACTTGAAAGAGCTAGAGAAGGG TTTGACCATCCCTGTGCTCAATATGTTATTGAATGAGCTTCTGTGTGCCAGTCGTGTTCCTCCTGGAGTGAAACATGTAGATCTGGATTTGTCCACCCTGCCGCCCACCACAGCCATGGCCGTGCTCATCTACAACAGATG GGCCATTCGTACCATTGTGTTGAGCAGCTTTCCAGAGAAACAGACCAAACCTGGACCACATCAGCTGAATAT GATGAGTTTGGTGCAGCAGGAAAAGGAGCTGACAGAGAACATACTGAGTGTG CTCAGAGAGCAGGCCGCAGACTCTATCACGGTGTTAGAAGGAGCCCTGAACATTAAAAAAGACTTCTACATCCACACGCTTCGAACCCTGGACCTGCTAGCTGCTGATCCCAGTACAGCCAATGGAGAGACGGAGTCGTCCACCGCAGGACTGCGCATCAGCGCCGATCACCTGCACTGTCAG GTTCATTACGATCTAGGAGGCATTTACTTTCAGCAAGGCTGTTCTGACCCTTCAGTGTATGAGAAAGCCAGAGAACACTTCAGAAAAGCACGAGAACTGCTAACAAAG CTGGATTCCACCCCATCTCTCTGTTGTGTGGATAAACAGCGGTTGGCTGGATACTGGAGCGCCTGTAAAACTCTGACCGAAGCCTCCGACCCCAGTGAGAGCCAGCACACCCCGTATGGCCAGATCAGCTGCCTCATGAGGAACCACGATTATGGG GCATTGATCGAGGCCTTCATCAGAGACAATGTTACGTTCAGTCTGCCCAACAGCTTCAGACATTCAATTGAGCTGGAGCTTTTGCACAAGCTTCAACAAGG GGACAAGGCTTTGGAGGAAGTATGtcataaactgtgtgtgtgtaacgCAGTGAGAGATGCACTGGAGGGTGGCGTCCTCAGTGTGTCCTTCCATCAGCTGCTCCTCAAGCCCAGCAAAAACACCATCAGTTTTCTGCTGGAG GTGTGTACAAGGTCAATGGAGAAGGAGCACAGGTCGGAAACAAGCACGAGGAAAATGGCTCTTTTGATCAA GACGGTTTGTAACCGGTTGGAAGATGTTTCTCTGGCCTTGATGGTGTCTTCTCACAAACTCTTCGTGGAACTCCTTCAAGATGAGGAGAAGAAGGTCCTGATGGAGCAGATGAGGAAGAGCTCAGCCACAGTCAACCTCAGTGCCAAACCACTGCCCTCATTCTACGATATACCTG cctctgtcagTGTGAATATCAGTCAGCTTGAACAGCAGCTCATTCTGTCACTGGATCCTCGACACATCAAACAGATCCTCATCGAGCTGCATGGGATGGCCGAACGACccttctggagggtcaacagtaaG TGGGAGGTTCCTGTTGACTATGTGAATGTCATATTGGCAATAAAAGACAACCTGACACGAGACCTGGTGTACATCCTTATGGCCAAGGGTATGCACTGCATCAGTATAAAG GATTTTGTTCACGCTCGTCAGCTGTTCACGGCGTGCCTGGAGCTGGTGACAGAGTTTTCTCCCAAGCTGCGTCAGGTCATGCTCAACGAGCTGCTGCTgatggaggtcagaggtcacgagGCATGCGCTGCTGAAGGCAACACAGAGAGACCTCCACCCGACCTGGTCAGCAGGGTCCGTGGATATCTGGAGATGAGGATACATG ATCTCCCGCTGCGTCAGATCGTCGGTGAGGAGTGTGTGGTGTTCATGCTCAACTGGAGAGAGAACGAGTATCTGACGCTGCAGGTGCCACAGTCTCTGGTCAACAACAACCCCTATATAAAG CTAGGGCAGCTGATAGCGTCCACCTGTAAGGAGCTGCCAGGACCCAAAGAGAGCAGACGCACGGCGAAGGAGCTCTGGGAGGTGGTGGTGCAGATCTGCAGTGTTTCCAGCCAGCACAAGCGCTCCAGTGACGGTCGAGTGAGCCTTCTCAAACAGAGAGAGTCCTCGCTGGGCATCCTGCCCCG GAGCAAATTCATGACTTTTATGAAAAAGCTTCGG GAGCCACTGGTTTTGACAACGCTCATCTCTCTGTTTGTGCGGCTGCACAATATTGTACGG GATGATATAGTGAATGAAGTGACAGCTGAGCATATCTCCATATGGCCTTCATCTCTTGCCAA TTTACAGTCGGTGGATGTTGAAGCTGTGGTCGTCACGTTGAAGGAGTTGGTGAACTATGCCCTCAGCCTCAACCCCAACAATCAGCTGTGGCTCTGCACGCAGGCCGACATTTACTTTG TGACCAACCAGTATTCTGCAGCGATGCACTATTACCTGCAGGCAGGGACCGTGTGCTCAGATTACTTCACTAAACCGGTTCCTCCTGACGTCTACACAGACCAG GTTCTGAAGAGAATGATCAAGTGTTGCTCGCTGTTGAACTGTCACACTCAG GTGGCAGTTCTGTGCCAGTTTCTGAGGGAAGTGGACTACATGACTGCATTTAAAGCTCTACAAGAGCAAAACAG TCATGACTCTATGGATTCGTTCTATGACTACATCTGGGATGTGACGATTCTGGAGTATCTGACGT ACATTCATCATAAACGAGGAGAGGGTGACAAAAGACAAGTTGCG ATCAAGGCCATCGGACAGACAGAGTTAAACTCCAGTAATCCAGAGGAAGTCCTGCAGCTTGCAgcccaaaaaagaaagaagaaattcCTACAGGCCTTGGCTAAACTCTActtttaa
- the LOC127935793 gene encoding zona pellucida sperm-binding protein 1 isoform X1 yields MAWQGVKTVILVLCCINLALSLGSEPVSTLDPFASKDDEYSGVEADYSEVATQGSVQVMKSKLAVYCNNDTMKMILLDGSSSQVHILGVSVIESVYGAPVSCGYSLTQGRGHNILVVDYAGCPVVSEDGHYTLRIHYQGEDGQLDVATVSCDAKQSLTPSLKHRSVQSEQIPVCARVPPTQPYESSPPLSPSYPLLLNSKPRGCSISDNQRVSCGSSGITQDECLATGCCFDERSSVCYYPMDGCSISDNQKVSCGSSGITQDECLATGCCFDERSSVCYYPMDECTADKNFVFAVYNDFTNLPVNPMNLMLGGKTGCKPVISNKDFAIFKFSVSECGTRSFVIGETVIYLAEVQTMIKVRNLKYGVISRDNPIRLMVECRYPRVSAAPMFAGPVLASAGYMVMSPSLPPFLVSEGRFGVQLLISLDETFTKFYPQCHQPLHVLLGKSVYLELRLRSRKPAATLIVHYCVAYPRSAKSALILLFDGCPNPLDSGTTSILYMKHLPQNRHQRRFEIKAFQFMDLSTRKYLNEEIYFMCSTEVCLPSGSPCTETCFDGKFP; encoded by the exons ATGGCTTGGCAGGGTGTGAAAACAGTAATTCTTGTTTTATGTTGCATTAATTTAGCTCTGTCTCTGGGTTCAGAGCCGGTCTCTACTTTAGATCCTTTTGCAAGCAAAGATGATGAATATTCTGGTGTTGAAGCTGATTACTCAGAAGTGGCAACTCAAGGCAGTGTACAGGTGATGAAATCAAAGCTGGCGGTCTACTGTAACAATGATACTATGAAAATGATTTTGCTAGATGGTTCGTCCAGTCAAGTTCACATTTTGG GTGTTTCAGTAATTGAATCTGTGTATGGGGCTCCAGTGTCCTGTGGATACTCGCTGACACAAGGCCGTGGCCATAATATTTTGGTTGTTGACTATGCTGGCTGTCCTGTCGTCTCGGAG GATGGCCATTACACTCTGCGGATCCACTATCAAGGTGAAGACGGACAGTTGGATGTCGCTACGGTCTCTTGTGATGCAAAACAAAGTCTCACTCCTTCCCTAAAACATCGGAGTGTACAGTCAGAACAGATTCCAGTTTGTGCAAGAGTCCCCCCAACACAACCCTACGAGTCCTCACCTCCCCTTTCCCCATCATATCCACTGCTGCTGAACAGCAAACCAAGAG GCTGCAGCATCTCTGACAATCAGAGAGTGTCGTGTGGCTCCTCGGGTATAACACAAGATGAGTGCCTGGCCACAGGATGCTGTTTTGATGAGAGGTCCTCAGTCTGCTACTATCCCATGGATG GCTGCAGCATCTCTGACAATCAGAAAGTGTCGTGTGGCTCCTCGGGTATAACACAAGATGAGTGTCTGGCCACAGGATGCTGTTTTGATGAGAGGTCCTCAGTCTGCTACTATCCCATGGATG aatgcactgctgaCAAGAACTTTGTCTTCGCTGTTTATAATGATTTCACAAACCTTCCTGTGAACCCCATGAACTTGATGCTTGGTGGAAAGACTGGTTGCAAGCCTGTTATCTCCAACAAAGACTTCGCCATCTTCAAGTTTTCTGTCTCTGAGTGTGGAACACGTTCTTTT GTCATTGGTGAGACGGTAATTTACCTAGCCGAGGTACAGACCATGATTAAAGTTCGCAACCTGAAGTACGGCGTGATCTCCAGGGATAATCCAATCAG ACTGATGGTTGAGTGCCGCTACCCGAGGGTGTCAGCTGCTCCCATGTTTGCAGGACCTGTGCTTGCGAGTGCAGGATACATGGTTATGAGTCCCAGTCTTCCTCCATTCCTGGTGTCCGAAGGACGGTTTGGAGTTCAGCTTTTAATTTCTCTGG aCGAGACTTTCACCAAGTTTTATCCACAGTGTCATCAGCCCCTACATGTTCTTTTGGGGAAGTCTGTATATCTGGAGTTGCGTCTGAGGTCTCGAAAACCTGCAGCTACTCTCATAGTTCACTACTGTGTGGCCTATCCACGCTCTGCCAAGAGTGCCCTGATTCTGCTGTTTGATGG ATGCCCTAATCCTCTTGACTCTGGCACCACCTCCATCCTTTATATGAAACATCTTCCGCAGAATCGGCATCAGCGTCGCTTTGAGATTAAAGCCTTTCAGTTCATGGATTTGTCCACCAGAAAATACCTGAATGAGGAG ATTTACTTCATGTGCTCTACTGAAGTCTGCTTGCCCTCTGGGTCGCCTTGCACAGAGACCTGCTTTGATGGAAAG TTTCcctga
- the LOC127935793 gene encoding zona pellucida sperm-binding protein 4 isoform X3 → MAWQGVKTVILVLCCINLALSLGSEPVSTLDPFASKDDEYSGVEADYSEVATQGSVQVMKSKLAVYCNNDTMKMILLDGSSSQVHILGVSVIESVYGAPVSCGYSLTQGRGHNILVVDYAGCPVVSEDGHYTLRIHYQGEDGQLDVATVSCDAKQSLTPSLKHRSVQSEQIPVCARVPPTQPYESSPPLSPSYPLLLNSKPRGCSISDNQRVSCGSSGITQDECLATGCCFDERSSVCYYPMDECTADKNFVFAVYNDFTNLPVNPMNLMLGGKTGCKPVISNKDFAIFKFSVSECGTRSFVIGETVIYLAEVQTMIKVRNLKYGVISRDNPIRLMVECRYPRVSAAPMFAGPVLASAGYMVMSPSLPPFLVSEGRFGVQLLISLDETFTKFYPQCHQPLHVLLGKSVYLELRLRSRKPAATLIVHYCVAYPRSAKSALILLFDGCPNPLDSGTTSILYMKHLPQNRHQRRFEIKAFQFMDLSTRKYLNEEIYFMCSTEVCLPSGSPCTETCFDGKFP, encoded by the exons ATGGCTTGGCAGGGTGTGAAAACAGTAATTCTTGTTTTATGTTGCATTAATTTAGCTCTGTCTCTGGGTTCAGAGCCGGTCTCTACTTTAGATCCTTTTGCAAGCAAAGATGATGAATATTCTGGTGTTGAAGCTGATTACTCAGAAGTGGCAACTCAAGGCAGTGTACAGGTGATGAAATCAAAGCTGGCGGTCTACTGTAACAATGATACTATGAAAATGATTTTGCTAGATGGTTCGTCCAGTCAAGTTCACATTTTGG GTGTTTCAGTAATTGAATCTGTGTATGGGGCTCCAGTGTCCTGTGGATACTCGCTGACACAAGGCCGTGGCCATAATATTTTGGTTGTTGACTATGCTGGCTGTCCTGTCGTCTCGGAG GATGGCCATTACACTCTGCGGATCCACTATCAAGGTGAAGACGGACAGTTGGATGTCGCTACGGTCTCTTGTGATGCAAAACAAAGTCTCACTCCTTCCCTAAAACATCGGAGTGTACAGTCAGAACAGATTCCAGTTTGTGCAAGAGTCCCCCCAACACAACCCTACGAGTCCTCACCTCCCCTTTCCCCATCATATCCACTGCTGCTGAACAGCAAACCAAGAG GCTGCAGCATCTCTGACAATCAGAGAGTGTCGTGTGGCTCCTCGGGTATAACACAAGATGAGTGCCTGGCCACAGGATGCTGTTTTGATGAGAGGTCCTCAGTCTGCTACTATCCCATGGATG aatgcactgctgaCAAGAACTTTGTCTTCGCTGTTTATAATGATTTCACAAACCTTCCTGTGAACCCCATGAACTTGATGCTTGGTGGAAAGACTGGTTGCAAGCCTGTTATCTCCAACAAAGACTTCGCCATCTTCAAGTTTTCTGTCTCTGAGTGTGGAACACGTTCTTTT GTCATTGGTGAGACGGTAATTTACCTAGCCGAGGTACAGACCATGATTAAAGTTCGCAACCTGAAGTACGGCGTGATCTCCAGGGATAATCCAATCAG ACTGATGGTTGAGTGCCGCTACCCGAGGGTGTCAGCTGCTCCCATGTTTGCAGGACCTGTGCTTGCGAGTGCAGGATACATGGTTATGAGTCCCAGTCTTCCTCCATTCCTGGTGTCCGAAGGACGGTTTGGAGTTCAGCTTTTAATTTCTCTGG aCGAGACTTTCACCAAGTTTTATCCACAGTGTCATCAGCCCCTACATGTTCTTTTGGGGAAGTCTGTATATCTGGAGTTGCGTCTGAGGTCTCGAAAACCTGCAGCTACTCTCATAGTTCACTACTGTGTGGCCTATCCACGCTCTGCCAAGAGTGCCCTGATTCTGCTGTTTGATGG ATGCCCTAATCCTCTTGACTCTGGCACCACCTCCATCCTTTATATGAAACATCTTCCGCAGAATCGGCATCAGCGTCGCTTTGAGATTAAAGCCTTTCAGTTCATGGATTTGTCCACCAGAAAATACCTGAATGAGGAG ATTTACTTCATGTGCTCTACTGAAGTCTGCTTGCCCTCTGGGTCGCCTTGCACAGAGACCTGCTTTGATGGAAAG TTTCcctga